Proteins from a genomic interval of Arachis hypogaea cultivar Tifrunner chromosome 10, arahy.Tifrunner.gnm2.J5K5, whole genome shotgun sequence:
- the LOC140175621 gene encoding uncharacterized protein: protein MVDFVAEYTDTPGAPTSWSLYVDGSSNKAGSGAGIILESDQGTQIELSLKFEFPTSNNQVEYEALLVGLKLDKEVRAQRLTIFSDSQIVTSQIDGSYQAKDPTMKKYLDKTKEELESFGECEVRHIPGE from the coding sequence ATGGTCGACTTCGTCGCCGAATACACCGACACCCCGGGAGCACCCACCTCATGGAGCTTATATGTCGATGGCTCGTCAAACAAAGCCGGGAGCGGGGCAGGCATAATCCTGGAAAGTGATCAAGGAACTCAAATAGAACTATCCCTGAAGTTTGAGTTCCCCACTTCAAACAACCAAGTAGAATATGAAGCCCTACTAGTTGGCTTAAAACTGGATAAAGAGGTCAGGGCACAGAGACTCaccatcttcagtgattcacagATAGTCACCTCACAGATAGACGGAAGCTACCAGGcaaaagaccccaccatgaagaaATATCTGGACAAGACCAAAGAGGAGCTTGAGAGCTTCGGTGAATGTGAGGTCCGACACATACCCGGAGaataa